DNA sequence from the Acanthochromis polyacanthus isolate Apoly-LR-REF ecotype Palm Island chromosome 5, KAUST_Apoly_ChrSc, whole genome shotgun sequence genome:
AGGCTACTACTCAGAGCGAGACACCAGCAATGTGGTGCGCCAAGTGTTGGAGGCCGTCGCCTACCTCCACTCCTTGCACATTGTCCACAGAAACCTCAAGGTAACATGCTGGGATAGTGCAGATCTTTGAATATATAAATCAATGTGGGTTGTAGGCAGAAACAATCCTGACTCCACTGGTACACAACAGTAAAACAGAGTCCTAAATAATGTCTGCTAATGTCTTGTACAGTCAGTTACATGCTGAAAATACAGTGATCATGCCAAAATAAAGTTTATAAtctcaaaaacagtaaatatgcACCTGTGTCATCCTGTGACAGCTGCTTGATGTCTGCTGTTGCTCGCTTTCTGATCTTTTGCTAGACAGACTAAAATTCAGTGGGTTCTAGGGGTTGTAGATCTGTATTCTTATGTCATTCATGAATTACTCACTACTTTGTTGAATTTCAaacaaaagtgtaaaatgtgttatttgtttCCAAAGTCAAGGCTAAATACTCCTCACATTAATATAGGCTACCTTTATGCTTTGGAGGGAGGGATTGTTGGCATCCCTACAGAGAACAGAAATTAGTCGACCTATTTTGTCACTGATCAATATGTTTTCTCAACGTAAGTCTCATTATGATATCCCAAAATattatctcagcttactcaagCCGTTGTGAGTTCCCTACTTTAAATGTGGAAGCTGTAAATGTTATtgaaaatgtaacttttaaGAGATCAAGAGATGTGGTATGAAATTTTTTAGCCAAGCCAGCGATATTGCTGCAGGTCAGACTGTCAGTGAGTGCACAACTTTGGTGCAGATATCCAAGTTATCAACCTGATGAAATGCTCTGAAATTTCCTACAGAAACGTATCTGAGATGCCCAGAAGGCGATGCTTAATAACTGATGATCTTCTGACTTTCCatgcagcatcatcatcatcatcatttttatttatataggaCTTATCAACATTAAAATGCTTCACTCAGCAAGTAAAGATTATTACGATAAATGTCTGATATAATTATTTAGGAATGTATCAAAGCTGTAAAATAGTTTCTTTATCTTTAAAGCGTAAAATATAGGTTGAATTATGTTTCTCAGTTGATAAAAACATGCTTGTAAAACTTTTTGTATGTGCTACTCATAGCTTAATCAAACAAGATTTCTAGCAACATGCTACCAGCTGGTATCAAGTacatttcagtatttaaatATCTGTTTGCCTGGAGCTTCTAACAAGCATTtctgttttgcttgtgtttcaTTGAAGAAAAttctttcagtttctttttttaaattatttttttcagctctgCATACTTGTTGTCTGTATACAGCTGTGTGTCGTCAGCATAACAATGAATGGAAACACAATGTCTGCCTAACAGAATGGGAAAACAGAAAAGGATTGGTCTCACAATTGAACCTTGAGGCACCCCATTGTTAATTATAGTAAATGAAGGTACATGGTTATTAAATCACTGAATTTTGTTTTCGTAACATTGGATTTGCGCCAACTCAGCGCAGCACCCTATTGCTGACTCATTTCCTCCATCTGTCATATAAAATGCTACGATTGTACAGAAAGCACTGCTTAAATCAAGTGGTACAAGAAAAGAGCACATGCCAGCACCATGGTTCATTAAAATGTATTGTTGTGCTGTTATGCAGACAAAAACCAGATTGGGAGTTttcaaaaatgctgcaaaaagtTGTTTTTGCCAAGTTTTATGTACTTTGGTGATAAATTTTGAAACAGGATGATGAATTTGTGGAACCATAGGTCAAATCCAGGCTTTTTTAGAAGCAGCTGAAGAcgagcagttttctgaaaagtCTGATGTGCAAAATGGGAATAGAGAAAAAGTTATTGAGAAAAAGGTGGTTGCTGTATAATTACTCACattcaaatgtctgtaaaatttTCTGCTGAAATCCTGTACATAGGCTAAATTCATTACATTTGATCATAGACACACTCAGAGTAGCTGCTCAATAATTAAACTCACATGTTCTGTCCTCTCATTATTTTTGTTAGAAAAGTATCTCACCACTGAAATTAAAACTCTGCAATATGAAACGCCTTAACCATGAATATTGCATCAGCTATTGCCATTGTGATCTGTCATTTCCTGTAGTTGGAGAACTTGGTTTACTACAACCGCCTGAAGCACTCTAAAATAGTCATCAGCGACTTCCATCTTGCTAAGCTGGAGAACGGACTAATCAAAGACCCCTGTGGGACGCCAGAGTACCTGGGTAAGATTATTAAAGTTGCCGAGAGGCAGATAAGATATTGTTATGTGGCAGCTTGTTGTTTCTTTCAAACGTGCagaaaatttgatgtttgaagTTTTGAAGTTTTATGTTGTCTTGCGCAGCTCCAGAGGTGGTTGGCAGACAGCGGTATGGCAGACCAGTGGACTGCTGGGCAACAGGTGTCATCATGTACATCTTGTAAGTTGTAAACATGAGGTACAATGAGAGTAGAATACCATCCTAATAACAAGAAAGGGAAGTGTCTGAAGCCTAACACTTCATTTAAAGTCACCCGGATGTTCTATTGCATTATAGTTAGCCTTGTTTAAATACGGTATCTAGATGCTTTTTGACTCCTGATGCTCTTTCTTTGCCTACCTCAGGCTGTCAGGAAACCCTCCTTTCTACGATGAAACTGATGACGACGATTATGAAAATCATGACAAGAACCTGTTCCGAAAGATCCTGGCAGGCGATTATGAGTTTGACTCTCCATACTGGGATGACATCTCTGATTCAGGTACTTTCAGGATAAAGTTAACAATGCGAGGGAACACACTGACAGCTTGCAGGGTAAACATTTCAAATTTGGAGAGttttcctctcttcttaccGCTGGAGTGTTCAAACAGATGTCATATGTTTCCATCCAACAAGagaataaaccttttttttgttgagtttcTTCTGTGTGATTTTTGCTTGACAGCTAAGAGTCTGGTTGCTCGTTTGATGGACGTGGATCAAGACCAGAGACTGACAGCCCAGGAGGCTATAAACCATGAATGGTAGGCAGGAAACCTTTGATATATTGTGCAGGCCATTCGAAACAGAGTTGTGTGATCAGACTTTCATAATATGTTCTGAAAGGCTGTTTAAAAGCAGTATTTCCGTTCATTTGACAGGCTAATCACTGTCTTTAATGGGTGCTTAGCATTTATTCCACTTTTAAAAGCCGTGCTAGCAGTGTGGTTCCAGATGGGACTGTGTATGAAATATGTAAAAGGGACCCTTAAGTGAAAATCAAGGTTTTTACTTTGTCAATGAGTTCatcatttccaccttgaaactgcagtgcacTGATGACAGCCTAGAAAACATGGATTTACATTTCCAGGTTTCATGAATGATAAACCTCAGAAATAAATCCTGTCAATTTGTTGGGTGCATCTTTCCATATGACTATTCTTTACAATTCTAAATATTCTGTTTTCAATAGTAGTTGTGCAGTCATGACTGCAATTGTAGCTTCAGTACCAATTAACTGCAAAGACTCAAAAAAGTATATACATACCTAAAATAACCGTCAGAAAGCTTTAGATCTGTTGGGATTAGAACGACCAGTGTttgaacaacagcaacaaccagCAGCCACACTATAGTCCAGTTGTATTTCACCCATAGAGGCAGACACATATGTTTGTGTTCCTTTAATTATGTCATAATGCAAGTTCTTTTTACATTGTATATTTGTGCCATACATATACCATACAACCAAACACAATAGATGCATTAAAGTGAAATATCGTCCCTCAGTGGCTTCAACAAAACATTTGTATTGTTAATTGAATAAgcattaatttatattttgtcATTAAATAAAGATATTTATCATCTTTTAACTGATTTAAAGAAATAGTATTTTTTTGGACACATACACACTTTTACCAACCTAATGTATTTTAATCGGGCGGATAAAATATTAGGAACACTTTTCACTCTCTCTGATCTCTGTAACAAGCATAAAGTGGGATTATAACCTTTGTGAGAGTTTAAACAACacctgaaaatgtaaacatagAACAACGTAGAAGCTTCTGTAATACTTAAAAAAGGCAATTAGCTTAAAGTCTGAACAATGTTTGAAGGAATATGTCAACTTGTTAGATGAGCTTACAACAGTTTGTGCGACTGCATAATCTCAGTCAAAATAGTTGcgagttttgtcttttttctttctatttttcatgGAAATAGTTACGTAACTTGTGTCAGTacacatttttctctgtttgatcATTTGTCAGAGATGTAGGTGGTTATCGATGCCAATTTGTTTCAATAGTcactacaaagaaaaaaaatccaatgcaGCTCAATGAAGCATTTTGCCCATAGACAATCATTATAATTGAGGCATCTGTAAAATTGTTCACAACACACCTCCAACTGGAAACAAGGTTggtcacaaaaaacaacttcTGGGACTGCAGTTCCCTGAATAGCCACTTGAGGCTCACTGTAAAAATGAGTCAATGCCAAACTTTACagctaaaataaacacaactacAGCCTGgtataaaaatgtttctgtttcttagCTAAGTTTCTAGTTCATGACAACTGCACAGGGGGAGAATGTTTATACAACTCACTTATTTACACTGTATCAGGGCTTAAATTTCTGCATAATTAAGGGCATTGCTACTGTGAGTGATGTTTAGGAAACCTAAGACCGATATCAGGGAGGGTTCATCAGTCTTTATATGCAGCCAGTAGTTGGTTCCTATTCTTTCCATTTTCAGTTTCCATGTTTGTAAAACGTCCCACAGCACCTAGAAAAGTGAGTTTTATGCTCAAGTTATCCTAATGTAAAATTTTTAGGATGAgcaagaacccacaggtgaatcTGCAGAGGAATTAGTAATGCCAGAGTTTATATTCTCATCGTGTTTGTCGTCTGATTCTCTCTGCTCATGTTTTCTCTCTCCGGTCTCTTTTTTCCTGACAAAAGGAAGATTTTCCTGCATTTACCAGCTACAGCAAAGTtagaggagacaaaaaaaaaagaaaaacagaaaattttaaAGTTAAATTCATCAGATTTACATAAACTTGACACTAAATTAATTAGAAAGTAGCTCAGTCTATGCTCGACAGTATTTATGAATGGAGAACAAAAGACTTAGGGAAAAGGCAAGTCAGAATTCAGAAGTCTGTGGATtgtgattttcttttcctcgatatttcattctttttgaagGTTTCATATATAACCCTTTTACCAGGTGgtcatgaaaaaaacaaatggcaaattttatgtaaatgagaaatGTATTCAGAAAGAACTTGCTGGATACATGAGTTGTTAGAAAATATGGATCTAGAGAAATCTGAACAAGTCAGAGATGGCTTCACAACAGACTTCGTATTTATGAAAATAATCTGAACATCTATGTTGGAATTACACCaataagccattttaaggcatgaGCAGACTGTGTTAAAGGATAAAAACCATCGTTTTTAGGGGTTTGATCCAAGTCTGGAGATTAGGTGGAAACACATTGGATCAACACAAAGTTCGATACAGAGATTCATCATTTCTAGATGTTTTATGCTTCTGAAATCCAGTAACGTGAACATTGAAGCCATCAGCAAGTTGACATTTTCTGATCTCAGCTGAAATGCCCTGATCCATGTGGATGGATCGCTATTTAACATGTTACAACCATTTTTAAACTATTAACTTGTGATCAGTTAACTTTGGTATCTAGGTTCATGACCAGATACCAGCAAAACTGGTGACATTCCAATGAGATTCCGTTGTACTTATTTAGTGGTAATATTGCTACAATTCACCTGCAATAACATTTTAAGTTAACATGGTAAATGTATGACAAAACAACTGTACATTTACAACAGATATGGAGGAtaacaatatttattttgagttatttgttgttttctcatgTAAAGTTACTCCTATTGCTGCGTTGTAACTATTTAAGGACATTTGGCTGTTTACTGCCGTGTTAAAGACACAGTTTGAATGCTGACTTTCCTTAGCTCTATTTGACAGAGGCACTTCaaagcaaactgtgcattttgaACAAGGACTGTCTGTgaatggcaaagaaaaaaaaaacaactagaaGAAAAACTGCCCAAGCTACAGAATGATCAGAATAATCCTTAAAGGTTAATCCGTCCTTGCAAAAGTTTGTCagtcaataaaatgaacaaattaagTAATACTGTGTGCAGCCGCCTGTGGCATCCAAAGATAGGAGAAGCAGAAAGCTCTGTTGTGAAGTTGTGCTTTTCCCGTTTTGTACAACAGGATCTCTGGCGGTGCAGCTTCAGATAAGAACATCAAGGAAAATGTGTGTGCACAAATAGAGAAGAACTTTGCCAGAGCTAAATGGAAGGTAAACTCTTTTGTTCTCTCTTTCTTGAAGCTCCCCTTTGCAATAGTAGTTGTTCTGTCCTTGAACAAGAAGGTATATATAGCAAAGTCCCACTATATTGTATAACTGTCAGCTGAGGAAGTTTGATAAGAGCTGATATTTTTTGGAGAAGTTTTGGGTTAAATCACCTGtgtgagctgtttgtttgttccgTTCCCACAGAAAGCTGTGCGGGTCACCACCATAATGAAGAGACTGAGAACACCTGAGCAGAGTGAATCGAAGGCGGCTGCCCCTGCTGCCGCCGGCGCCCCAGCAGACCCCTCAGTTCCCCAGGCTGCGGCCAACCCCCCAGCGCCTTCATCTGACGCAGCGCCCGAGGGTGCCCCCGCCGCGGTCACAGAGCCCCCCGCAGGAGCAGCGATTAGTCAACCGGCGCCGGAGGCCGGAGCCGGggtggcagaatcagccgaagacCCGCAGCAGCCGAATCCGGCACTGCAGTTAGCCGAGGCCACATCACGGTGCAACGGGGAAGCTTCCGCCACTCTTCACACAGCTGATGAGGCTGGAGATGAGCAGGGTTAAATCCCCAACAGACCTCTACCCCCTCCTCtgtgacctctgcagtccccaCCAACTCCTGCACACTGTACATTAGCTGCTAGCATGGTGACACTGACTCTGCTTCTCTCTCACTTGCAGCATTAGTATCATCTCATGGAGGCTGTGTGCTACCTTTCCTGAGTGCAGCGTTGCATTGGCTTTCTTTTCTCatgtcttgtgttttgttttttcctctcaatGACCCCTCCGGTGTGTGTCAAATTATATAAACCAAATCTATCTCCTCACACTTGGGTTTTAGGGGCAAAATGGATTCGCTGTCAAGCTGTGGCTTACAGCTACAGTCTTCTCTCTGATTCTTCTCGTAGTGATAAGAGAATATAAGAAGACATAATTGTGCTGAAAACGGCTTTGATTACTTTTTAATGAGCCAACTTGGGGAAACTTCTTCCTGCCAGTCGTGCAATTACAGTATTTGTTCTTGGAACAAGTAGGAACGTTTTGCCCTTGAAATTTTTATGATAATATTCAGTAGTGGTGGCCCTCAAACATGGAGAAGATTACATATTTCACATGGGTCACATGGCTATCTCTACTATCTGTTACTGTCTACACTGACCAATTGTTGTGCATTAAACACTAATGAGATGGTGACTGGGAGTTTTGGAGCCCAGTGCTGTATTTAGAATGAGGCAGCTTCACacataagcacacacacactatgttccTTTGCTAAGTTCTTGCTCAGGAAAGAACCTCACAGCTGTAAGTGTAAAGATTCTGTACATAGAGACCTTTGTAGAAGTAGCCAAAACAGCATGCATCATCACTTTTTTGCTGTTCGTTTTACATTCACACCCACTTGGTGGATAAAGACGCGCTACTGCCAACCTCGTCTTATCGTAGACCACAGCACTCTCGCCTCCTGCCGCAAGCCATGTCGAGACTGACGTCGTTTTTCAGAAGCATACTACACATTATGCCGTCTATTACCGCTGTTTATTTAGCACCCCTGCTGTTAATGcaagttacattaaaaaatatcttGATTTCATTACCTAGCAGTTCTATGCATCCAAATTAATTTgtagcttttcttttttggatgAATCACAGCTGACATCTTACATCTTTATCCAACacgacacattttttttttttttttgccagatttCAGTCTGCTCATATCTACTGACTTGAGGTTTGTGTTCAAATGTTGACTCAAACGCCACTCACATCTgacaaaattgtaaaaactaAACATGCGTTAGCTGACCACATGCGGCTTTCAAGGGAAGACATGCACCATTTTGGCTTTAGGGTAACTAGGGGTCACATCAGCTTTGCTGACCTGTGTCTTACGGGAACAATGTGTATGAAGCatactttttaaatttattcatcttttatttattcagatattttattttctatccTTTTGTTCGTTTCAGCTCTTTCGGCCATTTGtttatttcatagatttttcCGCTTATACTTGATGAACAGTAATAACAATGTATCCTTTCTGTCACTGGTCCCCTTGAGCATTAATAATGAGCTACAGAAGGAGATCTCTGTAATCACTCTAGAGGAAATTGAGCAATACTCGACTGGCTGTAGAAACTGTGATTCCTGGTGTCCTTTCGATTAAGTCCACGTATCTGTAAGTGGAAGTCTATAGTCCTCGCCAGCCGTCAGGTCCATCGGGATCGCTGACACACATAGCCACTAACATATGGCTGCTGTCGAAtcaatgtttgtgtgtgtgtgttcctgttctaacacacactgaaacatggATTTTCATCCTGTGGCCACATAAAGACAGCAGCCACACTGTCAGTACGATTATTAGATGACTTAATTAAAGTGTACTATGTGATGGCTCGTGCAC
Encoded proteins:
- the camkvb gene encoding caM kinase-like vesicle-associated protein; this translates as MPFGCLTIGEKKDYNSPSDVTDKYDLGQIVKSEEFCEIFRAKDKTTMKMYTCKKFLKKDGRKVRKAAKNEILILKMVKHPNILQLVDVYETKKEYFLFLELATGREVFDWILDQGYYSERDTSNVVRQVLEAVAYLHSLHIVHRNLKLENLVYYNRLKHSKIVISDFHLAKLENGLIKDPCGTPEYLAPEVVGRQRYGRPVDCWATGVIMYILLSGNPPFYDETDDDDYENHDKNLFRKILAGDYEFDSPYWDDISDSAKSLVARLMDVDQDQRLTAQEAINHEWISGGAASDKNIKENVCAQIEKNFARAKWKKAVRVTTIMKRLRTPEQSESKAAAPAAAGAPADPSVPQAAANPPAPSSDAAPEGAPAAVTEPPAGAAISQPAPEAGAGVAESAEDPQQPNPALQLAEATSRCNGEASATLHTADEAGDEQG